The Moorella glycerini genomic interval CCGCCGCGGCACCTGGATCAGGAAGACCTGGTTGGCTATGGCATAATCGGGCTGCTGGAGGCCATTGACCGCTATGATCCCTCCCGGGGCGTTAACTTTGAAAACTTTGCCTCCCAGCGCATTCGCGGGGCTATCCTCGATGCCCTGCGCCAGGCCCACTGGGCCCCCCGCACCCTGGTGGAAAAGCTGCGCCGGGTGAGCCAGGTGTACCGCCGTCTAGAGCAGGAACAGGGGAGCGAGGTTAGTGATGCGGCGGTGGCGGCGGCGGCAGGGATAACGGTGGAAGAACTCAAGGAACTTATGGAACGGGGTTCCCAGATGGCCGTCCTTTCCCTGGAAGACTTTCTCTTTGACCGGGAAGGCGAAGAGGGTGCAACCCGGGGAGAACTGCTGGCCGATCCCCGGAGCCCGGATCCTGCCGGCCATTATGAGCAGGAGGAACTCCGCCGCGCCCTGAGCGACGGGCTGCAGCATTTAAACGAGAAAGACCGCCTGGTTCTCACCCTGTATTATTACGAAGGTTTGACCTTAAAGGAGATCGGCAGAGTCCTGGGAGTGTCTGAATCCCGGGTCTGCCAGCTCCACGGCCGGGCCATTTTAAACCTGCGCCGCTATTTAGCCGATTTTATGTAGGTGGTTAAAGTGGCTTATCTCTTTTTAGTTACCGGAGCGATATTGATTGGGATTACCTGCCTGCCTGCTTTTAAGATACTGCTGGCCGGGGAAGGGAACCGGGGGGCGCCGGCGGCACTGGGCTTTGACTCCCAGGATGGCCGGGGGCAAACAGGTGGTGACGGGGACCAGGAACAGCTGGCCGAACGCCTGGCAACCCTCCAGGAAGAAGTAACCGCCCTTACGGCCAGGCTGGAGGAGTTAGCTGCCGCCTCCGAAGCGGTGCCAGGAACTTTTCGTTCCTACCTGGCCACTGCCCTGGCCGGGGGGACGACAGGAGCGGCAGCCACCGATCTTCAAGGGACGCCCGCCGGGCCGGCGGGTGAAAAAGCTGTACCCGAAAAGACAACGGCGGCCGGGCCGGCAGGAGGGACAACCCCCGGGCCGGAGACGTTAAGCATCCAGGAGCAAATCCGCCTGGCCCATGCCGCCGGCGAGAGTATCGACAGCCTGGCGCGGCGGTTTAGCCGGGGAAAGGGTGAAATCGCATTAATTCTCAACCTGAAGCGTTAAAGAAAAAAGGTATCTTCCTGGCTCCCTTCGGCCTGGGCCTGGGTGTGGGGTTTTTCCTGGCGGGGCTGACGTTGCTTATTTTCCAGCACGGTCCCACCAGGGAGGAAATTATTGCCCGGGCCCGCGACTACGGCATGGTCTTCCGGGAGGAAGTCGTCCCTTTCGCACCTGCCTCCCGGGATAATGCCCCGCCGGCTCAAGAGATGAAACAGCAGACCGCCGGGCCGCAGCAGGGCGCTCCCGCGGCTACGCATGGTGAAATCCTGGTTACCATCCCGGCGGGGGCCGGCCTGGAGGATATTGCCGCCCTCCTGGAAAAAAAAGGCGTAGCTGCGGCCGCGGCCTTTGAAGCCGAGGTTCACCGCCAGGGCGTAGAACAGAAACTCAAGGCCGGGTCCTATTATCTGCCCGCCGGGGACATCAAGGAGATCATCAGGCGGTTAACCAGTTAGCAAAAAGCAGGGCCGGTAGCCCATTGGGGCTTCTGCCCTTCACGCGGCGGTGATATGTCCTGGAGCCGCGATTAGCCCTCTTCATTGGCAATCCGCAGGCGGCGTGAAGCGGTCCGAACCGAGCCGTTGTCCTGTCGGCGCGTAGCTCCTGAGCGGCGCAGGGACATATCACCGCCAGGAAATGCCACTGATGGCAGAAACATTTTCGGAGGGAGGGAAAAAACAATTGCTGAGGGGCTTATACCTTTCCGCCACCGGCATGGTAGTCCAGGAACTGCGCCAGGATGTCATAACCAATAACCTGGCCAACGCCAGTACCGGCGGCTTTAAGAGCGAGACAGCAACTATCCAGTCCTTTCCCGAGATGCTCCTCCAGCGTCTTGAGAAGGGCCGGGCCACCCCGGTAGGTTGCTTTAGCCCCGGCGTCATGGTCGACCGCATTCATACCAACTATGCCCCGGGCCCCCTGGAAGAAACCGGGCGCCCCACGGACCTGGCCCTCCTGGATAATGCGGCGGGCACCCCGCCGGCTTTCTTCGCCGTCCAGGCAGGGGCTACCGAGGCCTATACCCGCAGTGGCTCCTTCCAGGTAGATGCCGGCGGCTTTTTAGTTACCCCGGCAGGCTACCCCGTCCAGGGACAGTACGGCGCCGTCTACGTAGGCACGACTAACTTTAAGGTTGATAGCAGCGGCCAGGTGCTGGTGAACGGCCAGGTTGTCGATCAACTGCGGATTGTAACCTTTGATGGGCCAACCTTACCCCTGCTCCAGCGCCAGGGCGACAATCTTTTTACAGCCCCCCAGGGGGTACAGCCTTTACCGGCTGCCAATTTCCAGGTCAGGCAGGGCTGGCTGGAGAAGGCCAATGTCAACGTCGCCCGGGAAATGGTGGATATGCTGGCCGTCTTGAGGACCTATGAGGCCAACCAGAAGGCCATCCAGGCCGCTGACCAGACCCTGGGGAAGAGCGTCAACGAAGTAGGGAGTTTACGGTAGAGGAGGGCTGACAGATGATTGGCGCACTCTGGCGTGGGGCCAGCGGTATGCAGGCGCAGCAGCTCCAGGTAGACAGCCTGGCCAATGACCTGGCCAATGTTAACACCACTGGCTACAAGCAGGGCCGGGCTGAGTTTACCGACCTGGTCTACCGGCCGGTCCAGGAAGGCGGTATGCCCGTCGACCGGCCCCAGGCGCCGGCAGCAGCACCGGCTCTGGGGGCAGGAGTAAAAGTGGCTGCCATAGAAAAAGACTTTAGCCAGGGAGCCCTGGTGAGCACCGGCGACCCCTTGCACCTGGCCATCCAGGGGGAAGGCTTTTTTGCCGTTTATGGACCGGGCGGGGAATGGTTCCTTACCCGGGACGGCAACTTTCACCGTGACGGTGATGGCTATCTGGTCAACGCCGGCGGCTACTTCCTGGAGGTCCCCTTTACCCTGCCGGCCGAGGCCGAAAAGATCACTATTACCGGCGAGGGTACGGTAACGGCGACAATTAACGGGGAAACGCAGGTTCTGGGAGAGATCAACCTCTATAACGTCCCCAATCCAGCCGGGTTGGAAGCCGTTGGTGATAACCTTTACCGGGAAACGGCCGCCAGCGGGACGGCTGTTGCCGGCAGGCCCGGGACGGCAGGCCTGGGTACTATCCGTTCCGGTTACCTGGAGGCGGCCAACGTCGACCTGGCAACAACCATGACCAGAATGATCCTGGCCCAGCGGGCCTATGAGTTGAATGCCCGTTCCGTACGGGTGGCCGATGAAATGTGGGGCCTGGCCAATAACCTGCGGCGCTAATCCTGGCGCACATGTAGCTGAGTACTGGACCGCCGCTTTGACGGCCGCCCGGCTGCTGCAACCTTGTTAACCAGGGCCAGGCCGCGCCGGGCACCTTTATGTTCCGGGTCCCGCTCCAGGACAAAGGCATATTCCCGCCGGGAGGCTTCGCAAAGGCCCAGGAGCAGGTAAACGGTAGCCAGGTTGATGCGGCCCGCCAGGTAGCCAGGTTTAAGCCGGCGTACCCGGGTCAGGTGGTAGCGGGCGGCACTTAAATTGCGGTTGTAAAGGAAATAGGTACCCAGGTTATAATGGGCCAGGTAATTGTCAGGGTTTAATTCCAGGCTCGCTTCCCAAAAGGCAAGGGCCCGGTGGACATCACCCTGTTGCCAGGCCTGGCACCCCAGGTTGAAACAGGCTTCCCAACTGGCCGGGTCTACCTCAAGGGCGGCGCGGTAAAAAAGGGCGGCCAGCTGGGGGCGCTGGTGCGCGAAAGAAAAATTGCCCAGGAGAAGATACAGGTGAGCCTCTCGCCGGGGACTCCCTGGAGCCGGATCAGGATGACACTCAGGACAGAACCGCCATCCCGGCGGCAGGGCTTGCCCGCACCGGGAACAGTAAAGCATAGCAGGACCTCCTGCCGTGAATATATATTGTATTATGCCCACGCCGGTGCTAAAATATGTAAGTCAAGCTCAAAAATAAAGAAAACGGAAGAGGAAAGCCCATGGAGGCTGTAATCAAACCAGAAGAGGTTAAAGTCGGCATAGCCGAGTGGCAGGTGGCCCGTGGCCCATGGCACCTGGTCACCCTGGGGCTGGGCTCTTGCGTGGGTATTGCCCTTTATGACCCCACCAGCCAGATAGGGGGCCTGGCCCACATTATGCTACCCGACAGCAGCCAGTTCCAGGACCGGGGCAACCGGGCGAAATTTGCCGACCTGGCCCTGCCGGACATGCTGGCCGAGATGCTCCGCCGCGGCGCCCGGCGCAGCAGGCTGGCGGCCAAAATAGCCGGTGGCGCCCAGATGTTTACTTCCGGTGACCGGCACCTTTCCTTGTTAAATATAGGCCAGCGCAATACGGCCATGGTCCGGCAGACGTTAGAGGAGCTGGGTATTCCCATTATTGGCGCCGATACAGGCGGTAATTATGGCCGTACCATGATCTTTAACCTGGAAAACGGCGAGGTACATATTCGCACCATCGGCCGGCCGGTAAAGAAAATATAAGCGGAGGCACATATGGACTTTGCCGAATTCAAGCGCGAGGTGCACCGGCGCTTTGGCCTTTACCTCGACGGCTACAAAGAGCCCCAGCTCAAAAGGCGCATTGACAGCCTGATGTCCCTGCTCCAGGTACCGGATTACGCCGCTTACCTGCGCCTCTTGAGCCAGGACAGCCAGCAATGGCAGCGCTTTATCGATAAGATTACCATCAACGTCTCGGAGTTTTTCCGCAATCCGGAGATTTTCGCCCGGCTGGAAAAAGAGATCCTGCCGCCCCTGCTGGCCCGCCACCAGAGCCTAAAGGTCTGGAGCGCCGCCTGCGCCGACGGGCCGGAACCTTACTCAGTAGCCATTCTGCTTAACGAGCTGGCCCCCGCCGGCCGCCATCAAATCGACGCCACCGATATCGACACCAGCGCCCTGGCCGCCGCCCGCCGGGGGGTGTATCCCAGCCGGGCGATCCAGGCAGTTACCCCGGAGCGCCGGGAACGTTATTTTCGCCGGGAAGGCGATAATTTTTACCTCCAGGAAAAAATTAAGCATATGGTTAATTTCCGCCGGCACGACCTCTTAAAAGATCCTTTTGGCAGCGGTTATCACCTGATCCTGTGCCGCAATGTTGTCATCTATTTTACCGCCGCTACCCAGAATGAACTTTACCGCCGTTTTTACCAGGCTTTGGCCCCGGGAGGCGTCCTGTTTATCGGGGCTACCGAGAGCCTGTTTCAATACCGGGAACTGGGATTTATAAAAGTGGCACCCTGGTTCTACCGCCGCCCCGAGGTATAATCCTGTCGCGGGGAAAGATGATCACCGCCAGCGAAGAAAGGGAGAGAGGACACATGGAAACCTGGGATAAGCTCAATGCTCTCCACCTGGATGCCCTGAGGGAAATAGGGAACATCGGCGCCGGCAACGCGGCCACGGCCCTGGCCAGCATGCTGGGCAGCCGCATCCAGATGACTGTACCCCGGGCCGGGGTATTACCCTTGCAGGAAATAACGGCCCTGGTCGGTTATGAGGAAGACCCCGTCGCCTGCGTCGAATTTACCGTTAGCGGCCCGGCGCCCAGCAAGATTTTTTCCTCCTGAGTGAGCCCAGCGCTTACCTGTTAATCGATCTGTTACTGGATAAGCCCCAGGGTACCACCAGGGAACTGGATGAGATGGGGAGTTCCGTCCTGACTGAACTGGGTAATATCCTGACAGGCTCTTTTTTAAATGCCTTTGCCGAGTTTTGCCGGCTGGAGTTTAAGCCTACGGTACCTGCTTTTGCCTTCGACATGCTGGGGGCCGTTTTAAGCTCGGCCTTCCTGGAGGGGGGTTATTTTTCCGACCGCGCCCTGGTCATCGAAACCAGGTTTTATAGCGAGTCCGTTACCATCAGCGGCCATTTCTTCCTGATTCCTGAAAACGCGGCCCTGGAGAAGATCCTGCAGTCCTTGGGCCTGCAGCTGGACTGAACGCCTGGAGCAAACTGCTTTACTTTATGGGGGTACACCGCTGGCGGCTGGCCGCCGCCGGTGAGAGGGTAAAACCGTCTATTTATGGAGGGAGACTAGTTCATGGGTAAGAGAGTGTTAGTCGTAGACGATGCCGCCTTCATGCGCATGATGATTAAGGACATCCTGGTAAAAAATGGCTACGAAATAGCCGGGGAAGCCGAAAACGGGCAAAAGGCCGTAGCCATGTACCAGGAACTCCGTCCCGATGTAGTCACCATGGATATTACCATGCCGGAAATGGACGGCATTGCTGCCGTGAAGGCCATCAAGCAGATCGACCCCAATGCCAGGATTATCATGTGCAGTGCCATGGGCCAGCAGTTAATGGTCATGGAAGCCATCCAGGCCGGAGCCAGGGACTTTATCGTCAAACCCTTCCAGCAGGATCGCGTCCTCCAGGCCCTGGAAAAGGTCCTGGCGTAAAAGCGGGTGGTACTAATGGCCGACGTCCTGTCCCAGGCGGAGATTGATGCCCTGCTGCAGGCCCTGACCAGCGGGGAAGTCCAGGCGGAAAACATCAAGGATGATGCGACGCCTAAAGCTAAAAAATATGACTTCCGCCGGCCCAATAAATTTTCCAAAGAACAGCTGCGCACCCTGTACATGATTCACGAGAATTACGGCCGCATGGTGGCCAACTTCCTGTCGGCGTACCTGCGAGCCAATATCCAGGTAAAGATTGTTTCGGTGGAACAGATGACTTATGAAGATTTTATCCTGTCCCTGCCGACGCCGACCTTGATGAATGTCTTTACCCTGGAGCCACTGAAGGGATCAGCCGTCCTGCAGGCCAACATGAATTTTATCTTTCCTATTATCGACCTCCTCTTTGGCGGCCGGGGAGAAATGCTGGCGTCCAAGAGGGACCTGACGGAGATTGAACTCCATGTCCTGCGGCGGTTAAACAGTCGTATCCTGGAACAGTTGAGCTATTCCTGGTCGGATATCCAAAATTTTACACCGAAACTAGAATCCATGGAAACCAATCCCCAGTTTACCCAGGCCATTTCCCCCAACGAGACGGTGGCCGTTATTACCTTAAGCACAACGGTTGGCCAGTATGAAGGCCTGTTAAACCTGTGCCTGCCCTACATGCTCCTGGAACCGGTTATTTCCCGCCTGTCGGCCAGCCACTGGTTTGCTGCTCCCAGTGAAGGGGAAGCCAGGCCCGATTACCGGGCTGTGGTCGAACAAATCCTGGCCGGGGTACCGGTGGAGTTAATTGCCTACTGCGGCCGTACCCGGCTACCGGTGCGGGATTTTATCCAGCTCCAGGTAGGAGATGTCATTACCCTGGAAAAAGTGGTGGGCGAAGACCTGGAACTTTACGTTGACGGTCACTTGAAGTTTAAGGTCCAGCCTGGAGTTGTGGGCCAGAAAATTGCCGTCCAGGTAACGGAGGTGGTATAAATGGCCGATTTCTTGTCCCAGGAGGAAATTGACGCCCTGTTAAACGGCAGGCTGGAACCACCAGCAGGAGAAACAATTTTGACAGACCTGGAAAAGGATGCCCTGGGCGAAATTGGTAACATTTCCATGGGCAGCGCGGCTACGGCCCTGTCGCAGATCCTGAATAAACGCGTCCTGATCACGACACCGGTCACTACAATAATGACGCCGGCGGAACTTTTCGCCAACTTCCAGGTGCCCTATATCCTGGTAGAAGTTAACTTCATCGAAGGGGTTGAGGGGTCCAACCTGCTGATTATCAAAGTCAGCGACGCCGCCATTATTGCCGATTTGATGATGGGCGGCAGCGGCCGGGATGTCCAGCCGGAGCTGGATGAAATTAAGAGCAGCGCCGTGGCGGAAGCCATGAACCAGATGATCGGCAGCGCGGCGACTTCCATGGCCACCATCTTTCAACGCAGCGTCAAAATCAGCCCGCCCCGGCTGACGACCGTGCGCTTTGGGAGTGAAAGCTATACCTCTCCCTGGCCAATGGATCAGGCGATAGCAGTAGTGTCTTTTAAAATGGAAATCGAAGACCTGATTGACAGCCAGATTATGCAGGTTATGCCGGTGGAAATAGCTAAAGCTGAAGTGGCCATGCTCATG includes:
- a CDS encoding sigma-70 family RNA polymerase sigma factor, with translation MAVKDSAMWATYLAGSGDAGRRELVLKYLPLVKYHVGRLAVKPPRHLDQEDLVGYGIIGLLEAIDRYDPSRGVNFENFASQRIRGAILDALRQAHWAPRTLVEKLRRVSQVYRRLEQEQGSEVSDAAVAAAAGITVEELKELMERGSQMAVLSLEDFLFDREGEEGATRGELLADPRSPDPAGHYEQEELRRALSDGLQHLNEKDRLVLTLYYYEGLTLKEIGRVLGVSESRVCQLHGRAILNLRRYLADFM
- a CDS encoding flagellar hook-basal body protein produces the protein MLRGLYLSATGMVVQELRQDVITNNLANASTGGFKSETATIQSFPEMLLQRLEKGRATPVGCFSPGVMVDRIHTNYAPGPLEETGRPTDLALLDNAAGTPPAFFAVQAGATEAYTRSGSFQVDAGGFLVTPAGYPVQGQYGAVYVGTTNFKVDSSGQVLVNGQVVDQLRIVTFDGPTLPLLQRQGDNLFTAPQGVQPLPAANFQVRQGWLEKANVNVAREMVDMLAVLRTYEANQKAIQAADQTLGKSVNEVGSLR
- the flgG gene encoding flagellar basal-body rod protein FlgG codes for the protein MIGALWRGASGMQAQQLQVDSLANDLANVNTTGYKQGRAEFTDLVYRPVQEGGMPVDRPQAPAAAPALGAGVKVAAIEKDFSQGALVSTGDPLHLAIQGEGFFAVYGPGGEWFLTRDGNFHRDGDGYLVNAGGYFLEVPFTLPAEAEKITITGEGTVTATINGETQVLGEINLYNVPNPAGLEAVGDNLYRETAASGTAVAGRPGTAGLGTIRSGYLEAANVDLATTMTRMILAQRAYELNARSVRVADEMWGLANNLRR
- a CDS encoding zinc ribbon domain-containing protein, encoding MLYCSRCGQALPPGWRFCPECHPDPAPGSPRREAHLYLLLGNFSFAHQRPQLAALFYRAALEVDPASWEACFNLGCQAWQQGDVHRALAFWEASLELNPDNYLAHYNLGTYFLYNRNLSAARYHLTRVRRLKPGYLAGRINLATVYLLLGLCEASRREYAFVLERDPEHKGARRGLALVNKVAAAGRPSKRRSSTQLHVRQD
- a CDS encoding chemotaxis protein CheD; the encoded protein is MEAVIKPEEVKVGIAEWQVARGPWHLVTLGLGSCVGIALYDPTSQIGGLAHIMLPDSSQFQDRGNRAKFADLALPDMLAEMLRRGARRSRLAAKIAGGAQMFTSGDRHLSLLNIGQRNTAMVRQTLEELGIPIIGADTGGNYGRTMIFNLENGEVHIRTIGRPVKKI
- a CDS encoding CheR family methyltransferase, whose amino-acid sequence is MDFAEFKREVHRRFGLYLDGYKEPQLKRRIDSLMSLLQVPDYAAYLRLLSQDSQQWQRFIDKITINVSEFFRNPEIFARLEKEILPPLLARHQSLKVWSAACADGPEPYSVAILLNELAPAGRHQIDATDIDTSALAAARRGVYPSRAIQAVTPERRERYFRREGDNFYLQEKIKHMVNFRRHDLLKDPFGSGYHLILCRNVVIYFTAATQNELYRRFYQALAPGGVLFIGATESLFQYRELGFIKVAPWFYRRPEV
- a CDS encoding chemotaxis protein CheC, with amino-acid sequence MITASEERERGHMETWDKLNALHLDALREIGNIGAGNAATALASMLGSRIQMTVPRAGVLPLQEITALVGYEEDPVACVEFTVSGPAPSKIFSS
- a CDS encoding chemotaxis protein CheC, coding for MGSSVLTELGNILTGSFLNAFAEFCRLEFKPTVPAFAFDMLGAVLSSAFLEGGYFSDRALVIETRFYSESVTISGHFFLIPENAALEKILQSLGLQLD
- a CDS encoding response regulator; translation: MGKRVLVVDDAAFMRMMIKDILVKNGYEIAGEAENGQKAVAMYQELRPDVVTMDITMPEMDGIAAVKAIKQIDPNARIIMCSAMGQQLMVMEAIQAGARDFIVKPFQQDRVLQALEKVLA
- the fliM gene encoding flagellar motor switch protein FliM; translated protein: MADVLSQAEIDALLQALTSGEVQAENIKDDATPKAKKYDFRRPNKFSKEQLRTLYMIHENYGRMVANFLSAYLRANIQVKIVSVEQMTYEDFILSLPTPTLMNVFTLEPLKGSAVLQANMNFIFPIIDLLFGGRGEMLASKRDLTEIELHVLRRLNSRILEQLSYSWSDIQNFTPKLESMETNPQFTQAISPNETVAVITLSTTVGQYEGLLNLCLPYMLLEPVISRLSASHWFAAPSEGEARPDYRAVVEQILAGVPVELIAYCGRTRLPVRDFIQLQVGDVITLEKVVGEDLELYVDGHLKFKVQPGVVGQKIAVQVTEVV
- the fliY gene encoding flagellar motor switch phosphatase FliY, which produces MADFLSQEEIDALLNGRLEPPAGETILTDLEKDALGEIGNISMGSAATALSQILNKRVLITTPVTTIMTPAELFANFQVPYILVEVNFIEGVEGSNLLIIKVSDAAIIADLMMGGSGRDVQPELDEIKSSAVAEAMNQMIGSAATSMATIFQRSVKISPPRLTTVRFGSESYTSPWPMDQAIAVVSFKMEIEDLIDSQIMQVMPVEIAKAEVAMLMNPQAPAADAARQDTPPRRETMPGDQTTDLPAASIPPAAGKPGTAAASVPPAAPVPPAQGPNGRHGQVYGTPARNIDLILDVPLDVEVILGTAMKRIRDILNLAPGAIVELDRLVEEPVQITVNGTPIARGEVVVVNENFGVRITHIMEPYERINHLRQ